In Phaeobacter porticola, one DNA window encodes the following:
- a CDS encoding YbaN family protein — protein MRILYASLGLLCVGLALFGVVLPLLPTVPFLLLASFFFANSSERLHDWITRHRVFGPMINDWHEHGAIRPAAKTAATGSVAAVFLLSVTFSAPSHVLIIQAIVLSGVMIFIWTRPNG, from the coding sequence ATGCGTATCCTATACGCTAGCCTAGGACTACTTTGTGTTGGGCTGGCACTGTTCGGCGTAGTGCTGCCCCTACTCCCCACAGTTCCTTTTTTGCTACTCGCCAGCTTCTTTTTCGCCAACTCTTCAGAGCGCCTTCATGACTGGATCACACGCCACAGAGTCTTCGGCCCAATGATCAACGATTGGCATGAACACGGTGCTATTCGTCCAGCCGCAAAAACGGCGGCAACTGGGTCCGTTGCCGCCGTTTTTTTATTGTCGGTCACATTCTCTGCACCCTCACATGTCCTGATTATTCAGGCTATTGTTCTGAGTGGGGTTATGATCTTTATCTGGACCCGACCTAACGGCTAA
- the hemW gene encoding radical SAM family heme chaperone HemW, which yields MDDWRNGGFGLYVHWPFCQAKCPYCDFNSHVTAQVDQARWAAAYRAEMIRAAPELSGRVLNTIFFGGGTPSLMHPDTVASVIETAREIWPFSNDIEISLEANPTSVEAGRFAGYRDAGVNRISMGVQALNDEDLRRLGRMHSVSEARAAFDVARNCFDRVSFDLIYARQGQTLTDWQTELNDALSMAIDHLSLYQLTIEEGTAFGDRYARGKLRDLPSDDNAADMYLATQEICEKYGFPAYEVSNHARPGAESRHNQIYWRYGDYLGIGPGAHGRLTINGMRFATETYLQPGAWLAAAESSSGERQRNPLTQDEASAEHLMMGMRLTEGLNMDRYREISGHNLSPDRINNLSEMGMITVSKNRIRATDAGRAVLNAVLRELLVA from the coding sequence GTGGATGATTGGCGCAATGGGGGATTTGGGCTCTACGTGCATTGGCCATTCTGCCAAGCCAAATGCCCCTACTGTGACTTCAACAGCCATGTGACGGCGCAGGTTGATCAGGCTAGGTGGGCCGCCGCCTATCGTGCTGAGATGATACGTGCCGCCCCGGAGCTTAGTGGTCGCGTCTTGAATACAATATTTTTCGGTGGTGGCACGCCTTCGCTCATGCACCCCGATACCGTCGCCTCAGTCATTGAAACCGCACGGGAAATATGGCCATTTTCCAATGACATCGAAATATCTCTTGAAGCAAATCCAACCTCGGTGGAGGCTGGACGGTTTGCCGGCTACCGGGATGCAGGTGTCAATCGCATCTCTATGGGTGTACAGGCTCTGAATGACGAAGATCTACGGAGGCTTGGCCGGATGCACAGCGTATCAGAAGCCCGAGCTGCCTTCGATGTGGCTCGAAACTGCTTTGACAGAGTCAGTTTTGATCTGATCTATGCGCGACAGGGCCAAACCCTCACTGACTGGCAAACAGAGCTAAACGATGCCCTATCAATGGCAATTGATCACCTCTCGCTCTATCAGCTGACAATTGAAGAAGGCACCGCATTTGGCGATCGCTATGCTCGTGGCAAGCTGCGGGATCTTCCCAGTGATGATAACGCCGCAGATATGTATCTGGCCACGCAAGAAATCTGCGAGAAATATGGATTTCCCGCGTATGAGGTGTCGAATCATGCCCGCCCAGGAGCCGAATCCCGGCATAATCAAATCTACTGGCGCTATGGTGACTACCTGGGTATCGGCCCCGGTGCGCACGGGCGGCTAACGATCAATGGTATGCGGTTTGCAACCGAGACTTATCTGCAACCAGGCGCCTGGTTGGCGGCCGCAGAAAGCTCATCGGGAGAACGTCAAAGGAACCCATTAACACAAGATGAGGCTAGTGCTGAACACCTGATGATGGGTATGCGTCTAACTGAGGGTCTGAATATGGACCGATACCGTGAGATATCCGGCCACAATCTCTCACCGGATAGGATTAATAACCTAAGTGAGATGGGTATGATTACCGTATCAAAGAACCGAATTCGGGCGACTGACGCAGGTCGAGCAGTACTCAATGCAGTGCTCCGTGAACTATTGGTGGCATGA
- the rdgB gene encoding RdgB/HAM1 family non-canonical purine NTP pyrophosphatase, whose amino-acid sequence MTRKFDGNRLLVATHNKGKLEEMKHLLQPFGVTVVSADEMDLPEPAETEDTFVGNARIKAHAAAKATGLPALSDDSGITIDALDGAPGVYTADWAETGNGRDFMMAMTRAHDELEAMNAAHPRLAQFRCTLVLAWPDGHDEVFEGVMPGQLVWPIRGKDGFGYDPMFQPAGHDQTCGEMDRWAKNKISHRGQAVAKFVEVCFGG is encoded by the coding sequence ATGACCCGCAAGTTTGATGGAAATCGGTTGCTGGTCGCAACCCACAACAAAGGCAAGCTGGAGGAGATGAAACATCTTCTCCAGCCCTTTGGTGTGACTGTCGTCAGCGCCGACGAGATGGACCTACCGGAACCAGCCGAAACTGAAGACACCTTTGTTGGCAACGCCCGGATCAAGGCACATGCTGCCGCAAAAGCAACCGGCCTACCCGCGTTATCAGATGATTCCGGCATTACCATTGACGCCCTCGACGGCGCGCCCGGAGTTTATACCGCCGATTGGGCCGAAACCGGCAACGGGCGTGACTTCATGATGGCAATGACTCGCGCCCATGACGAACTGGAGGCAATGAATGCGGCGCACCCGCGTCTGGCCCAATTTCGCTGCACCTTAGTTCTGGCGTGGCCCGATGGTCATGACGAGGTATTTGAAGGCGTGATGCCCGGCCAGTTGGTCTGGCCTATTCGTGGGAAAGACGGCTTTGGCTATGATCCCATGTTCCAGCCAGCCGGACATGATCAAACCTGCGGCGAAATGGATCGTTGGGCAAAAAACAAGATCAGCCACCGGGGCCAGGCTGTCGCGAAATTTGTCGAGGTTTGTTTCGGTGGATGA